The Planctomicrobium piriforme genome includes the window GGAAGCAGACGTCATCGCCATTCCTTCCAATGTGATGGACCGGATGGGAGGACGCCTGCAGAAGATGCAGATGCTGCCGGCGATTGCGCAGCAGGCCCTCGAAATGGTGAAAGACCCGGACTGCACCATCCGGGAATTCGCCAAGGTCATCGAGCAGGACATCAAGCTGGCGACGGAAATGCTGAAGGTGGCGAACAGCGCCATCTATTCGCAGGGACGTCCCATCGCGAGCCTGTCTGATGCGGCCATGCGGCTGGGAATGAATCAGTGCAAGAACCTGATTCTGACCTCGAGCTTCGCCAGTCTGATCGAGAATTTCACCCTCGAAGAAGAATGGGTTCGCGAGCTGCTGTGGCGGCACGGTCTGGCCGCGGCGGTCATCGCCTCAAACCTGAACCGGTCGCTGAAGATCGGTTTTCTGGGAGAAGAATTCACCGGCGGCCTCGTCCATGACATCGGCCGCATCCTGCTGGCGGTTGCACTTCCGGATCTGTTTCTGAACGGCGACCCGGTCGACTTCCAGGAACACCGCGCAGACCGTTTGCGAATCGAACAGCAGACCTGGGGCACGACGCATACCGAAGTGGGAGCGTGGTTCGCCGTTGAGAACCGG containing:
- a CDS encoding HDOD domain-containing protein encodes the protein MVSVLTEQMEADVIAIPSNVMDRMGGRLQKMQMLPAIAQQALEMVKDPDCTIREFAKVIEQDIKLATEMLKVANSAIYSQGRPIASLSDAAMRLGMNQCKNLILTSSFASLIENFTLEEEWVRELLWRHGLAAAVIASNLNRSLKIGFLGEEFTGGLVHDIGRILLAVALPDLFLNGDPVDFQEHRADRLRIEQQTWGTTHTEVGAWFAVENRLPGCLVSAIRYHHFPARAPKDHQRLVALVSVADDMANYVQRNESGTGYDPATNPYIKLLEECGVKNARKNFDEHAAPILEKSCQDALELCGI